In one Lysobacter alkalisoli genomic region, the following are encoded:
- the hisC gene encoding histidinol-phosphate transaminase, producing the protein MSVDPKPGVLDLVREDLRDFGGYSSARTEALCGEIWLNANESPWANPADADGNSRRYPDPQPQALREKLAGLYGCDITRLLIGRGSDEAIDLLVRALCEPGRDAVVVTPPVFGMYAVCARLQNARLVEVPLVDDEAGFAPDFAAIADAALTNRAKLVFLCSPSNPTGGSIPLADVGALARKLEGRALVVVDEAYGEFSDVASAIGLIDRCSNIAVLRTLSKAHALAAARIGSLIADAGLIAVLRCCQAPYPVPAPCTELALAALTGAALARTRQRVETVKAARARLQTDLAALPSVVRVYPSQGNYLLVRFRDAETAFQALLSSGVVVRDQRSAPQLDDALRISIGTPEQNALVLDVLQRLDAGSRAVNA; encoded by the coding sequence ATGAGCGTCGATCCGAAGCCGGGTGTCCTGGACCTCGTGCGCGAGGATCTGCGCGATTTCGGCGGCTACTCGTCGGCGCGGACCGAAGCCCTGTGCGGCGAGATATGGCTCAACGCCAATGAGTCGCCCTGGGCCAATCCGGCCGACGCCGATGGCAACAGCCGGCGCTACCCCGATCCGCAACCGCAGGCGCTGCGCGAGAAGCTCGCCGGGTTGTACGGCTGCGACATAACCCGGCTGTTGATCGGCCGCGGCAGCGACGAGGCCATCGATCTGCTGGTACGCGCGTTGTGCGAACCGGGTCGTGACGCGGTGGTGGTCACGCCACCGGTGTTCGGCATGTATGCGGTCTGCGCGCGGTTGCAGAATGCGCGGCTGGTCGAGGTGCCCCTGGTCGACGACGAAGCCGGCTTCGCGCCGGACTTTGCCGCGATCGCCGATGCCGCGCTGACGAACCGGGCGAAGCTGGTGTTTCTGTGTTCGCCATCGAATCCGACAGGCGGCTCGATCCCGCTTGCGGACGTCGGAGCGCTGGCCCGGAAGCTCGAAGGCCGCGCGCTGGTCGTGGTCGATGAGGCCTATGGCGAGTTTTCGGATGTCGCGTCGGCGATCGGCCTGATCGACAGGTGTTCCAACATCGCCGTGCTGCGCACGCTGTCGAAGGCGCATGCGCTGGCCGCCGCACGGATCGGTTCCCTGATCGCCGATGCCGGCCTGATCGCGGTGCTGCGCTGCTGCCAGGCCCCGTATCCGGTGCCGGCGCCGTGCACGGAGCTGGCCCTGGCTGCACTCACCGGGGCCGCGCTGGCCCGCACCCGGCAGCGGGTCGAAACGGTCAAGGCCGCGCGCGCGCGGTTGCAGACAGACCTCGCCGCACTGCCGTCGGTCGTGCGCGTCTATCCATCGCAAGGCAACTATCTGCTGGTGCGTTTCCGCGATGCGGAAACGGCGTTCCAGGCGCTGCTTTCCTCCGGGGTGGTCGTGCGTGACCAGCGTTCCGCGCCGCAGTTGGACGACGCGCTGCGGATCAGCATCGGCACGCCGGAGCAGAACGCGCTGGTGCTGGATGTATTGCAGCGGCTTGACGCCGGCAGCCGGGCGGTGAACGCATGA
- a CDS encoding HAL/PAL/TAL family ammonia-lyase: MKPIKLDGRSLTRAQLVDVAYGAHVELAPEQLPAVARAADFLAEQVRREEPIYGVSTGFGSNADRLLGAHRLREELPGVETSGETLHEELQRNLIVTHAVCVGEPFAPEIVRAMLCIRINTLMRGHSGVRVETLQALTDMLNAGVVPVVPQLGSVGASGDLAPLSHLAIVLLGGGEAFFDGDRLPGAEALRRAGLKPVTLSYKEGLALNNGTAQMLACGVLALHRLEELLDTADLAAAMTIDAFAGRLGAFAKEVHALRPHPGQVQVATNLRRLLEGSTLSDIPYHLVPRFRPWLPQSWSVLAESAPESQALRFDIGWDWVPLTQRHGREKFYARFRPFRGGKKHQPQDSYSLRCIPQVHGAVRDAAAQAARVLEVELNALTDNPIVFPDAQKEHVEEQVISAGHFHGMPLALAMSYVKAAIPVLASISERRLNKLVDPATNDGLPAFLIGNEDSTESGHMIVQYTAAAIVNDLSSRAMPASVYSIPTSANAEDHVSMGANEARHVLSMVGDLGKVLALELYTAAQALDLRRDMINAARDLSRRAAAQALAAKVAGAPAADDAAREGFLAEVEGLRIELAEAEEFRPGIAVAAAHAAIREAIPFLERDRAMDAEVATAVQLVADGRVIAAAREALNR, translated from the coding sequence ATGAAACCGATCAAACTCGATGGCCGCTCGCTGACCCGCGCACAACTGGTGGACGTGGCCTATGGCGCCCATGTCGAACTTGCGCCCGAACAGTTGCCCGCGGTGGCACGCGCGGCCGACTTTCTTGCCGAACAGGTTCGCCGCGAGGAGCCGATCTACGGTGTCTCGACCGGCTTCGGCAGCAATGCCGACCGCCTGCTCGGCGCGCATCGCCTGCGCGAGGAACTGCCGGGCGTCGAAACCAGCGGCGAAACCCTGCATGAGGAGCTGCAGCGCAATCTGATCGTGACCCATGCGGTCTGCGTCGGTGAGCCGTTCGCGCCGGAGATTGTCCGCGCGATGCTGTGCATCCGCATCAACACCCTGATGCGCGGCCATTCCGGCGTGCGGGTCGAAACCTTGCAGGCGCTGACCGACATGCTCAATGCCGGCGTGGTGCCGGTGGTGCCGCAGCTCGGTTCGGTCGGTGCCTCGGGCGATCTGGCACCACTGTCGCACCTGGCCATCGTCCTGCTCGGCGGCGGTGAAGCCTTCTTCGACGGCGATCGCCTGCCTGGGGCGGAGGCGCTGCGCCGTGCCGGCCTGAAGCCCGTCACGCTGTCGTACAAGGAGGGCCTGGCGCTCAACAACGGCACCGCGCAGATGCTGGCCTGCGGCGTACTGGCATTGCACCGGCTGGAGGAACTGCTCGACACCGCCGATCTTGCCGCGGCAATGACCATCGACGCCTTCGCCGGCCGCCTGGGCGCGTTCGCCAAGGAAGTACATGCCTTGCGCCCGCATCCGGGCCAGGTGCAGGTGGCGACCAACCTGCGTCGTCTGCTTGAGGGCTCCACGCTTTCCGACATCCCGTACCACCTCGTCCCGCGTTTCCGGCCGTGGCTGCCGCAGAGCTGGAGCGTGCTTGCCGAGAGCGCGCCGGAATCGCAGGCGCTGCGCTTCGATATCGGCTGGGACTGGGTGCCGCTGACCCAGCGCCACGGCCGCGAGAAGTTCTACGCCCGCTTCCGTCCGTTCCGCGGCGGCAAGAAACACCAGCCGCAGGACAGCTATTCGCTGCGCTGCATTCCGCAGGTCCACGGCGCGGTCCGCGATGCGGCGGCGCAGGCCGCGCGTGTGCTCGAGGTCGAGCTCAACGCGCTGACCGACAACCCGATCGTGTTCCCCGACGCGCAGAAAGAGCATGTGGAGGAGCAGGTGATCTCAGCCGGCCACTTCCACGGCATGCCGCTGGCGCTGGCGATGAGCTACGTCAAGGCGGCGATCCCGGTGTTGGCCAGCATTTCCGAGCGCCGCCTCAACAAACTGGTCGACCCGGCCACCAACGACGGCCTGCCGGCGTTCCTGATCGGCAACGAGGACTCGACCGAATCCGGGCACATGATCGTGCAGTACACCGCCGCGGCGATCGTCAACGACCTGTCCAGCCGGGCGATGCCGGCCTCGGTCTATTCGATCCCGACCAGCGCCAATGCCGAAGACCACGTGTCGATGGGCGCCAACGAGGCACGCCACGTGCTGTCGATGGTAGGCGACCTCGGCAAGGTGCTGGCGCTGGAGCTGTACACCGCCGCGCAGGCGCTGGACCTGCGTCGCGACATGATCAATGCCGCCCGCGACCTGTCGCGTCGCGCCGCTGCGCAGGCATTGGCCGCCAAGGTGGCCGGTGCACCGGCAGCCGACGATGCCGCGCGCGAAGGGTTCCTGGCCGAGGTCGAGGGCCTGCGAATCGAACTGGCCGAAGCCGAGGAATTCCGTCCCGGCATCGCGGTCGCCGCCGCCCATGCCGCGATTCGCGAAGCGATCCCATTCCTGGAGCGCGACCGCGCGATGGATGCGGAAGTCGCGACCGCCGTGCAACTGGTCGCCGACGGCCGGGTGATCGCCGCGGCGCGGGAGGCGTTGAACCGGTAG
- a CDS encoding YerC/YecD family TrpR-related protein, producing MKRRHGEEVLEDALAGGVAELAEVLAALPAPELMQAFLEDLCTPAELEAMADRWRVVPLLAQGISYREIHDQTGVSVTTIGRVARTMERGAGGYSAALECSQSNVR from the coding sequence ATGAAGCGGCGACATGGCGAAGAGGTGCTGGAGGACGCGCTGGCGGGAGGCGTGGCGGAACTGGCCGAGGTTCTGGCGGCGCTGCCGGCACCCGAGCTGATGCAGGCATTCCTCGAAGACCTGTGCACTCCGGCCGAGCTGGAGGCCATGGCCGACCGCTGGCGCGTGGTGCCGCTGCTCGCACAGGGCATTTCGTACCGGGAGATCCACGACCAGACCGGGGTCAGCGTCACCACCATCGGGCGTGTCGCCCGGACCATGGAGCGCGGGGCGGGCGGTTACTCCGCGGCCCTGGAATGCTCGCAATCGAATGTCCGCTGA
- a CDS encoding sensor domain-containing diguanylate cyclase: protein MGIRTQWIAMLVVLLLVVSAPLATAISAPGLPPPAVLDDNTAEYHLGPHVSFLHDREGRHALEDVMTGAAAGFAPLPGGSDALGFQRGAFWFHARVVNRAPGQTRWLLVQQYPLSDDIRFHAVYRDGRIVRHHGGDHQPFSARSVRYRHPNFWVELPADEPVDLYVRVQSESSMQVPLVLYTPTAFAEMTRDVQFGIGLYYGILLALFFYNLVLWLTTRDSSYFWYVFHLTAFGLVLFTLNGLGFEYLWPESSWLADKSVPLSICLAQVGVQQFARKFLDLNNRWRFGDRVGLGLIAFFVLLGIASAFLPVRISTPLASACVFISVGWVAVEAIVAIRLGYAPARIFLLAWATFLVGTAMFASVAFALLPKTFVTEYGVQIGSALEMLLLSVALGYRYAALRNENERIVRDAKRQLEYQVAERTRELREALAQLGDANARLRESNQRDALTGLHNRRHFHEQLVPMLDQARANRQPLSLLMIDLDHFKEINDRYGHLAGDACLRWVAHAIGDELRSHRALLARFGGEEFVAALPGHDLDQARIAAEKIRTRLESNPCETLGRPTRVTTSIGVHEINPAASGGIDSAIEYADRALYLAKSSGRNRVQTSAVS from the coding sequence ATGGGAATCAGAACCCAGTGGATCGCAATGCTGGTCGTATTGCTGCTGGTGGTGTCCGCACCACTGGCAACGGCCATCTCGGCACCGGGACTGCCGCCACCGGCCGTGCTCGACGACAACACGGCCGAGTACCACCTTGGCCCCCACGTGAGCTTCCTGCACGATCGCGAAGGGCGGCATGCACTGGAAGATGTCATGACCGGCGCAGCGGCCGGCTTCGCACCGCTTCCCGGTGGCAGCGACGCGCTAGGCTTCCAGCGCGGCGCGTTCTGGTTCCATGCGCGCGTCGTCAATCGCGCCCCGGGACAGACCCGCTGGCTGCTGGTGCAGCAATACCCGCTCAGCGACGACATCCGGTTCCACGCCGTCTACCGCGACGGCCGGATCGTGCGCCACCATGGCGGCGATCACCAACCCTTCTCGGCGCGCAGCGTGCGCTACCGGCATCCGAACTTCTGGGTCGAGCTGCCTGCCGATGAGCCGGTCGACCTCTACGTCCGGGTGCAGAGCGAAAGCTCGATGCAGGTGCCACTGGTGCTGTACACGCCCACCGCGTTCGCCGAGATGACCCGCGACGTCCAGTTCGGGATCGGGCTGTACTACGGGATCCTGCTCGCGCTGTTCTTCTACAACCTGGTGTTGTGGCTGACCACGCGCGATTCGAGCTACTTCTGGTACGTGTTCCACCTGACCGCGTTCGGACTGGTGCTGTTCACCCTCAACGGCCTGGGCTTCGAGTACCTGTGGCCGGAGTCGTCGTGGCTGGCCGACAAGTCGGTGCCGCTTTCGATCTGTCTGGCCCAGGTCGGCGTGCAGCAGTTCGCACGCAAGTTCCTCGACCTGAATAACCGCTGGCGCTTCGGCGACCGGGTCGGACTGGGATTGATCGCCTTCTTTGTCCTGCTCGGCATCGCCTCGGCATTCCTCCCTGTCCGAATCTCGACGCCGCTCGCCTCGGCATGCGTGTTCATCAGCGTCGGCTGGGTCGCGGTGGAAGCCATCGTCGCGATCCGCCTCGGCTATGCGCCGGCACGGATCTTTCTGCTGGCCTGGGCAACCTTCCTGGTCGGCACGGCGATGTTCGCCTCGGTGGCGTTCGCGCTATTGCCCAAGACCTTCGTCACCGAGTACGGCGTGCAGATTGGATCGGCACTGGAAATGCTGCTGTTGTCGGTCGCGCTGGGGTACCGCTACGCCGCGCTTCGAAACGAGAACGAGCGCATCGTCCGCGATGCGAAGCGACAGCTCGAGTACCAGGTCGCCGAGCGCACCCGCGAGCTGCGTGAGGCGCTGGCGCAACTTGGTGATGCCAACGCCCGCCTGCGCGAATCCAACCAGCGCGACGCGCTGACCGGCCTGCACAACCGCCGCCATTTCCACGAACAACTGGTTCCGATGCTGGATCAGGCACGCGCGAACCGGCAGCCGTTGTCGCTGCTGATGATCGACCTCGACCACTTCAAGGAAATCAACGACCGCTACGGCCACCTCGCCGGCGACGCGTGTCTGCGCTGGGTCGCACATGCGATCGGCGACGAACTGCGTTCGCACCGCGCGCTGCTGGCACGGTTCGGCGGCGAGGAGTTCGTGGCCGCCCTGCCCGGCCACGATCTCGACCAGGCGCGAATCGCTGCCGAGAAAATCCGTACCCGGCTGGAGTCGAATCCCTGCGAGACGCTGGGCCGACCCACCCGGGTCACCACCAGCATCGGCGTGCACGAGATCAACCCCGCGGCATCGGGCGGTATCGACTCCGCGATCGAATACGCCGACCGGGCGCTGTACCTGGCCAAGTCGAGCGGTCGCAATCGCGTGCAGACATCGGCCGTGTCGTGA
- the hisG gene encoding ATP phosphoribosyltransferase: protein MSQTIGSGARDRLRIAIQKSGRLAEPARALLTSCGLSWRESRDRLFCYGESLPIDLLLVRDDDIPGLIRDGVCDLGVVGRNVLLEQDIAVRREREASVFRELRALGFGGCRLALAVPEGWEWRDPSQLAGKRIATSYPQILQQWLDGQGVQAGVVELSGSVEIAPKLGQADLICDLVSSGATLAANQLKPVMTLIESEAVLAGPVAAFDDARGELAELLLRRLDGVLRMRHSKLLMFRAPREAIPSLLPLLPDAEAPTVMQVEGSDGLALQALCHGVVTWQRLEELKQAGASGLLVLPVEGMLA from the coding sequence ATGAGTCAGACCATCGGCAGCGGCGCGCGCGACCGTCTGCGTATCGCAATCCAGAAATCCGGGCGCCTGGCCGAGCCGGCCCGTGCGCTGCTGACCTCGTGCGGGCTGAGCTGGCGCGAAAGCCGCGACCGCCTGTTCTGCTATGGCGAAAGCCTGCCGATCGACCTGCTGCTGGTGCGCGATGACGACATCCCGGGCCTGATCCGTGACGGTGTTTGCGATCTCGGCGTGGTCGGCCGCAACGTGCTGCTCGAGCAGGACATCGCGGTCCGGCGCGAGCGCGAGGCTTCGGTGTTCAGGGAGCTGCGCGCGCTGGGTTTCGGCGGTTGCCGGTTGGCGCTGGCGGTGCCGGAAGGCTGGGAATGGCGCGACCCGTCGCAACTGGCCGGCAAGCGCATCGCCACCAGTTACCCGCAGATCCTGCAGCAGTGGCTGGACGGGCAGGGCGTGCAGGCGGGCGTGGTCGAGTTGTCCGGCTCGGTCGAGATCGCGCCGAAGCTGGGGCAGGCCGACCTGATCTGCGACCTGGTGTCCAGTGGTGCGACCCTGGCCGCGAACCAGCTCAAGCCGGTGATGACCCTGATCGAAAGCGAGGCGGTGCTGGCCGGGCCGGTAGCGGCATTCGATGACGCGCGTGGGGAGTTGGCCGAGCTGCTGCTGCGCCGCCTCGACGGCGTGCTGCGGATGCGCCACAGCAAGCTGTTGATGTTCCGGGCCCCGCGCGAGGCGATTCCGTCGCTGCTGCCGCTGCTGCCGGACGCGGAAGCGCCGACGGTGATGCAGGTCGAGGGCAGCGACGGCCTCGCGTTGCAGGCCCTGTGCCATGGCGTGGTGACCTGGCAGCGGCTGGAGGAGCTCAAGCAGGCCGGTGCCAGCGGACTGCTGGTGCTGCCGGTCGAGGGCATGCTGGCATGA
- the hisD gene encoding histidinol dehydrogenase, which translates to MNASICKRLEWSRLDEARREAVLVRPVEARAPEVGEAVAGMLADIRERGAAALREYTRRFDGAGEDVLADFRAGADEFAAAADALSPTLRAAIDEAAVRIELFHREGMAQPYGVDTADGVRCERILRPIERVGLYVPAGSAPLPSTALMLGIPARLAGCREVVLCTPPRHDGSADPAVLYAAARCGIDTVFKLGGVQAIGAMAYGAGGVPRCDKLFGPGNGWVTEAKRQVSSAAGGVGVGIDMPAGPSEVLVIADAGANPAFVAADLLSQAEHGPDSQVLLLSEDAALLDAVAAGIETQLAALPRADIARKALQSSLLVQVESLDQAFEISNRYAPEHLILALRDARSQLPKVRVAGSVFLGDWAPEALGDYCSGTNHVLPTGGAARFCSGVSVASFQVAITVQEVSAAGLAVVGPCAAELAAAEGLDAHRRAVTLRLEAAA; encoded by the coding sequence ATGAACGCTTCCATCTGCAAGCGGCTCGAATGGTCGCGACTGGACGAGGCCCGGCGCGAAGCGGTACTGGTGCGTCCGGTCGAGGCGCGTGCGCCCGAAGTGGGCGAGGCCGTGGCCGGCATGCTGGCCGACATCCGTGAACGTGGGGCAGCCGCGTTGCGCGAATACACGCGGCGCTTCGACGGCGCCGGTGAGGACGTGCTGGCTGATTTCCGGGCCGGGGCCGACGAGTTCGCCGCCGCGGCCGATGCGCTGTCGCCGACATTGCGCGCCGCGATCGATGAAGCCGCGGTGCGGATCGAACTGTTCCACCGCGAAGGCATGGCGCAGCCATACGGAGTCGATACCGCCGATGGCGTCCGCTGCGAACGCATCCTGCGTCCGATCGAGCGGGTCGGGCTGTACGTCCCCGCCGGTTCCGCGCCGTTGCCGTCCACCGCCTTGATGCTGGGCATACCGGCGCGGCTGGCCGGTTGCCGCGAGGTGGTGCTGTGCACGCCGCCACGTCATGACGGCAGTGCCGATCCGGCGGTGCTGTACGCGGCCGCGCGTTGCGGCATCGACACTGTGTTCAAGCTCGGCGGCGTGCAGGCGATCGGTGCGATGGCCTACGGCGCCGGCGGTGTGCCGCGTTGCGACAAGCTGTTCGGCCCCGGCAACGGCTGGGTCACCGAGGCCAAGCGGCAGGTGTCGTCGGCTGCGGGCGGCGTCGGCGTTGGCATCGACATGCCGGCCGGGCCGTCGGAGGTGCTGGTGATCGCCGATGCCGGCGCCAATCCGGCCTTCGTCGCCGCCGACCTGTTGTCGCAGGCCGAGCACGGCCCCGATTCGCAGGTGCTGTTGCTCAGCGAGGATGCGGCCCTTCTCGATGCGGTGGCTGCCGGGATCGAAACCCAACTGGCAGCACTGCCGCGGGCCGATATCGCCCGCAAGGCGTTGCAGTCGTCGTTGCTGGTGCAGGTCGAATCTCTGGATCAGGCGTTCGAGATCAGCAACCGCTATGCGCCGGAGCACCTGATCCTGGCCCTGCGCGATGCGCGAAGCCAGTTGCCGAAGGTACGCGTGGCCGGCTCGGTGTTTCTCGGCGACTGGGCGCCGGAAGCACTTGGCGACTACTGCAGCGGTACCAACCACGTGCTGCCGACCGGCGGCGCAGCGCGCTTTTGCAGTGGCGTCAGCGTGGCCAGCTTCCAGGTCGCGATCACCGTGCAGGAAGTTTCCGCCGCCGGACTGGCCGTGGTCGGTCCCTGTGCGGCCGAACTTGCCGCGGCGGAGGGACTGGACGCGCACCGGCGTGCGGTCACACTGCGCCTGGAGGCGGCCGCATGA
- the hisS gene encoding histidine--tRNA ligase produces the protein MSHTPSTSAPIKPRTPAGVMELLPPDQIAFQRLLDTIRRNFERFGFLPVETPVMELSEVLLTKSGGETERQVYFVQSTGALEKADSGRPELALRFDLTVPLARYVAEHEHELAFPFRRYQMQRVYRGERQQRGRFREFYQCDIDVIGKDSLSVRFDAEMPAVIHAVFSEMAIGKFTIQLNNRKLMRGFFEAQGVSDPEQQALVLREVDKLDKRGEEHVRDTLTGEGFGLPTATVAAILDFVKVRSTSHADAMARLDALGDGDGNDALREGVAELREVLELVRALGVPENHYALNFSIARGLDYYTGTVYETILDAYPQIGSICSGGRYENLASHYTKSKLPGVGISIGLTRLFWQLREAGVIDVADSTVQAMVALMDADGLPDALDIARRLRAGGINTEVQMEPRKLGKQFQYASRAGIRFVVLAGEDEQARGVVAVKDLKREEQFEVARDQLASTLKVELEQSRALEGR, from the coding sequence TTGTCCCACACCCCCTCTACCAGCGCGCCGATCAAGCCTCGCACCCCGGCCGGGGTGATGGAGCTGTTGCCTCCCGACCAGATTGCCTTCCAGCGCCTGCTCGACACCATCCGCCGCAACTTCGAACGGTTCGGTTTTCTGCCGGTGGAGACGCCGGTGATGGAATTGTCGGAAGTATTGCTGACCAAGTCCGGTGGCGAGACCGAGCGCCAGGTCTACTTCGTGCAGTCCACCGGTGCGCTTGAAAAAGCGGATTCCGGACGCCCGGAACTGGCGCTGCGTTTCGACCTGACCGTACCGCTGGCGCGCTACGTGGCCGAGCACGAGCACGAACTGGCGTTCCCGTTCCGCCGTTACCAGATGCAGCGGGTCTACCGCGGCGAGCGCCAGCAGCGCGGGCGCTTCCGCGAGTTCTACCAGTGCGACATCGACGTGATCGGCAAGGACAGCCTGAGCGTGCGCTTCGATGCCGAGATGCCGGCTGTGATCCATGCGGTGTTCTCGGAGATGGCGATCGGCAAGTTCACCATCCAGCTCAACAACCGCAAGCTGATGCGCGGCTTCTTCGAGGCGCAGGGCGTATCCGACCCCGAGCAGCAGGCGCTGGTGCTGCGCGAGGTCGACAAGCTCGACAAGCGTGGCGAGGAGCACGTGCGCGACACGCTCACCGGCGAGGGCTTCGGCCTGCCGACGGCAACGGTGGCGGCGATCCTCGATTTCGTGAAGGTGCGTTCGACATCGCATGCCGATGCGATGGCCAGGCTCGATGCGCTCGGCGACGGCGACGGCAACGACGCGCTGCGCGAGGGCGTGGCCGAACTGCGCGAGGTGCTGGAACTGGTGCGCGCGCTGGGCGTGCCCGAGAATCATTACGCGCTCAACTTCTCGATCGCACGCGGCCTGGACTACTACACCGGCACCGTCTACGAGACCATCCTGGATGCCTACCCGCAGATCGGTTCGATCTGCTCCGGCGGCCGCTACGAGAACCTGGCCAGCCACTACACCAAATCGAAACTGCCCGGCGTCGGTATCTCGATCGGCCTGACCCGGCTGTTCTGGCAGCTGCGCGAGGCCGGCGTGATCGACGTGGCCGACAGCACCGTGCAGGCGATGGTCGCGCTGATGGATGCCGATGGCCTGCCCGACGCACTCGACATCGCCCGCCGCCTGCGTGCCGGTGGCATCAACACCGAGGTGCAGATGGAGCCGCGCAAGCTCGGCAAGCAGTTCCAGTACGCCTCGCGCGCCGGCATCCGCTTCGTGGTGCTGGCCGGCGAGGACGAGCAGGCGCGCGGTGTGGTCGCGGTCAAGGATCTCAAGCGCGAGGAGCAGTTCGAGGTCGCGCGCGATCAGCTGGCCAGCACGCTCAAGGTCGAACTGGAACAATCACGCGCGTTGGAAGGACGTTGA